The Methanofastidiosum sp. nucleotide sequence AGAGAAAAAAGCAAAATATGACAAAGAAAGAGAGAAATATCTATCTGTTAAAAAACCTGTTAACTATGAAGGCCGTTCTGGGTGGACATATACTACAAATGTTGACATAGACTCTTTAGGAATTGATCCTATCCAAAGAACATTTGTTAGGAGTAGGCCTACTGTAGTCTATGACTATTCAAAAAATTCAAAACAAATCCTTATTAGAGTCATTGTTTATTCTGCCACGTTTATCATGGTTTTAGCGACGATATACATGCTGATGATCCTTAGGCAATTATAGCCTTCTTTTCGATGTACTTTTCCACCATCTTTGCATTCAATAGTGGTAGTTTTAATTTTATTAAAGTTTTTTCTGCAGCAATTCTCTTCAAGATATCTTCTGCATTTTTGTCTGAAGATATTCTTTCCAAGCTAGAAAGAAATTCTGGAGAATTTAATTTTGAAAGTGCATTGGCAATGTCTTCTTCTTTGAATCTGCCCTTGTTTGGTATTATATCCTCTACAAGTCCATCAAGGGATTTCATATCAAACTTCTCTGACATGTAGTCGTAGATTTTGTTATTGAAGGATTCCCTTATTGAGAGAAGAAGCATAGCTATATCAAAATCCTCCGTTAATTCGTCAATTTCCATTCTCTTAACGCACTTCCAACCACTATAGTTACCAAGAAAATGAATCATCTGCTTATCAGAACCGGCCTTGCTTTCTTTGTCCTCAATGGGATTCTGTCCGAGATAATTATCGAGGACATCAGGTGTAAGTCTTTCAATCCCTAGCTTTTCCAACATCATTTCAGTAAGCATTCCCTTTGCAATGTCTTTAGCTTCTTTTATCTGTGCAATTTCTGATAATTTTTTAGTTGTTGTAGGCGATTTTGCTTTGTAAAGGGCTTTAGAAATAGTTTTTTCGTCCCTTA carries:
- a CDS encoding DnaJ domain-containing protein, encoding MSYNPKNDYYKTVGEIEPSSTVREIKKAYRKKALEYHPDKNPGKEEWAKNKFLELKEIYETLLDKEKKAKYDKEREKYLSVKKPVNYEGRSGWTYTTNVDIDSLGIDPIQRTFVRSRPTVVYDYSKNSKQILIRVIVYSATFIMVLATIYMLMILRQL
- a CDS encoding DUF2666 domain-containing protein, producing the protein MPLPEKVEFIGNYKGWKCYKSFESLDGKEKLDIARLLLSIRESFNEKIFEYLGQGFNIKYIQDIVDSIVRDEKTISKALYKAKSPTTTKKLSEIAQIKEAKDIAKGMLTEMMLEKLGIERLTPDVLDNYLGQNPIEDKESKAGSDKQMIHFLGNYSGWKCVKRMEIDELTEDFDIAMLLLSIRESFNNKIYDYMSEKFDMKSLDGLVEDIIPNKGRFKEEDIANALSKLNSPEFLSSLERISSDKNAEDILKRIAAEKTLIKLKLPLLNAKMVEKYIEKKAIIA